ATAATCTGCTTCAATATAAAAGGTGTTACGCGCAACATGAGCGCAGTGTTTACAACCAATACAGGTGATTTCATCAACATAAACACCCGTTTGACGCAACACCCCGCCCAATTCCGGTTCTAAACCAGAGCGTTCTGGGGCATCCCGTAAGAAACCCCCTAATTCTGGTTCTAAACCGGAGCGGTTGTCTTCTTGTTCCGGCGACGGCAGAAAATCAGCCATTACGCACTCCAGCGCTGTACTACTAGGCGAATCGAACCATCTTCATTTTTTTGCTGTTCTGCAACTTGAAAGCCAACACGAGCTGTTTCTTTCACAACTGTTTGGTAAGCATAGCGCTGTGTTACTTGGCGCAAAAACCCATCTACAGATAAATTTTGCTGCCAATATTGCAAGTCAGCCACCAATTCGTATTCCTTGCCATTCCATCTAAAGCCGATGTCATAGCCATTTTCCTGCTCAATAGTCACTTCCGCAGGATGGGTTTGACCGCGATAGCCGCGTACTTCTTGTGGGCCTGGTTTCCAATCTATGCCCAATTCAGTCAGAGCATCTTTCAAAGAATCAAGGTTACGGATTTGAGTCTTAATTTGGCTAAAGTGTGACATGGTGGTTATGAATTAATGACAATTATTGTGAAAACTTACCAATCGCTATAAGTAGATTGGGTGTTCGCCACACTAGATTGCTGAACCTTCGCGGCGAAAAATTCTGAGGTTGGCTCATGAGTAAATACTTGTCCCAGCTGTGCTTCTATTGCTGCTGTAACCTCAGCGCAAGAAGCACCCACAATACCAGTGACTTTTTCTTGTACCCGACCGTCTGGATAAATTATGAATTCTAATGTCTCCATGCTCTTTGCCAACCACGATAGTACACTTGAATTGTACTGCTTTAGCAGAAGGCTATAAATATAGCCATCGGAACATTCTTACTTAGATACAAACTTGCCATTTGTTAACTAATGTTCCATCTTTCAAAATATATATCTCAGAATCTTTACAAAACTTATTGATATTATAAGTGTATACGTCTGTCATTAGTTAGTTTCTCTTAACCTCATTAATTAGTCAAGGTGATAATTGAGCTTGCAGGGTAACTGATAAAAGTCCTAAAAACAAGTATTTGACTAGTATTTTCAATGATTTGCTTTACAAAAATATAAAGTTTATTGAAAAACTTTATTACTATCGTTAGGTTTATTCTATTCTTTACAAGTATTACCGAAAGGTAGATATGTAGAGTGGATAGAGCATAATTTAATTCGATTAGTAAGATGTTGGAGTTTGTGATCGCCTTTAAGGTATACGTCTATATGTGATCGCCTAGCTGCCTTATACCTCTTGAATAACTGAAACCAATATCACACTCGAACCAGCCCTCTTCTTGACGACCATACAAAGAATAGGCTAGTTTTGGTTCAAATATTGGTTCAACTTGTGGGTCAAAATAAGGTGCAAAAAGCAGTGTATGAGATTCTGCAACGTCAGCAAGAATCTGTGAGGTTCTCCATTACATTGTCAGAAACCGACAACCTTCGCCTTGAAAAGTTCGTTGAACTTATGGGTTTATCGAAAAGTGCTTTCTGTAGTGAGTTGATTGTCGCTGCCCTAGATGATGTTGAGGAGATGCTTGATACTCCTGATTCAATTAGTAATTTATCTCTTCCTTCCGCTGAGGAATATATAAAAGCGTTCACAGCTATCAAAGAGAGCCTAACCAAAAAAAACCAAGCTATGTTGAAGAGTCACTATAAAAATGGCTCTACCACGACACCTGAACTAGCTAAAGCAGCCGGTTACGCAAACTACCGTGCTGTTAACCTTCAATACGCAAGAATAGGTTATATGCTTGCAGAACAATTGCATTGGTCATTACCCAAACACGCTGATGGGTCTCCATTTCCTACTGCTTTTGTAGTTGATTGGAATTTTAATGATGTTTGGTACTGTACTTTGCACCCACAAGTAACTAAAGCACTGAAAATTACGGGTTTGGTGAGATAAAAAGCTTTTCACTCAAAATTTAAGTAAAAGACAGCTAACAGGTCATAACGTGAAAATTTTTGGTGTGGCATAAAGTTCGTAACGCAAAAAGCACCTGAAGACTATCTTCAACAAGTAATATTAAGCGATCGCTAGCCAGCTTATACTTATTTTTGGTTTACTGCACTGAGGTGTTAAATAGTTCACTCGGCAAACATATCAGCCAAGGTATCGAGAACTG
This region of Nostoc sp. UHCC 0302 genomic DNA includes:
- a CDS encoding DUF2997 domain-containing protein gives rise to the protein METLEFIIYPDGRVQEKVTGIVGASCAEVTAAIEAQLGQVFTHEPTSEFFAAKVQQSSVANTQSTYSDW
- a CDS encoding DUF1257 domain-containing protein, with protein sequence MSHFSQIKTQIRNLDSLKDALTELGIDWKPGPQEVRGYRGQTHPAEVTIEQENGYDIGFRWNGKEYELVADLQYWQQNLSVDGFLRQVTQRYAYQTVVKETARVGFQVAEQQKNEDGSIRLVVQRWSA